A part of Rhodamnia argentea isolate NSW1041297 chromosome 8, ASM2092103v1, whole genome shotgun sequence genomic DNA contains:
- the LOC115745399 gene encoding pentatricopeptide repeat-containing protein At1g77360, mitochondrial-like, with product MAGDRKRPYRDFHRARSRSPPPPSSSPFDKKRRIALNSRSRSKSPTCPRPHRQADRVTSKQKLGKPQTFNSYLDIPDLPPKIRALCEIIAKTPSLTVEKVLEDSGIGVRQEDVEEVLKLSYGFPGSAVKFFRWSGHQLKDDHSPYAWNLVVDMLGKHSLFDAMWDAVKSMRKKELLSLATFASVFSSYVLAGSLQEAIMTFEVMGQYGLPPDVVALNSLISAICRDGKTVDAVDFLVNVKDRIRPDPDTYAILLEGWENEQNVTGARRTFAEMVREIGWDPANVPAYGSFLCTLLKGPSGICEALKYFRTMSDHRCYPGMKFFRNALEEFIKHADPKGANFIWEAMVGRLGCRPDTEMYNSMIALHCYTDHIDVAERLLDEMVYNGAFPDDRTYNILLQFLIQSRKLKEASIVFTEMVKNECVPSVANCKAAARIFIDTGDHHSAMKVWRWMVEYYRSDLDETGNTLIVGLLDLDRLPEAVKYAEDVIERGIRLSSSTLLKLKHSLSKARKLHAYDELLRMRRSPRGG from the coding sequence ATGGCCGGGGACAGAAAGAGACCGTACCGCGATTTCCACCGTGCTCGTTCCCGTTCCCCACCGCCACCATCAAGTTCGCCCTTCGACAAGAAGCGCCGTATCGCTCTAAATTCAAGGTCAAGATCAAAATCCCCCACATGCCCCCGTCCTCATCGTCAAGCCGACCGTGTCACCTCTAAACAAAAACTGGGCAAGCCGCAAACTTTCAACTCATACCTCGACATCCCCGATTTGCCTCCCAAGATCAGGGCTTTGTGCGAAATCATCGCCAAAACCCCCTCCCTCACCGTCGAGAAGGTCCTCGAAGATTCCGGCATTGGGGTCCGGCAAGAAGATGTCGAGGAGGTGCTCAAGTTGTCCTACGGCTTCCCGGGCTCCGCCGTCAAGTTCTTCAGGTGGTCCGGGCACCAGCTCAAGGACGACCACAGCCCGTACGCTTGGAATTTGGTGGTCGACATGTTGGGTAAGCACTCTCTGTTTGATGCAATGTGGGATGCTGTGAAGTCGATGCGTAAAAAGGAGCTGCTTTCGCTTGCCACTTTCGCTTCCGTTTTTAGTAGCTACGTGCTTGCTGGTAGCTTGCAAGAAGCTATTATGACTTTTGAAGTGATGGGCCAATACGGCTTGCCGCCTGATGTTGTAGCGTTGAATTCGCTGATTAGTGCGATTTGTAGGGACGGTAAGACTGTGGATGCAGTGGACTTCTTAGTAAACGTGAAGGACAGGATTCGGCCGGACCCCGATACATATGCGATATTGTTGGAGGGTTGGGAGAATGAACAGAATGTGACTGGTGCTAGGCGAACTTTCGCCGAGATGGTGAGAGAAATCGGTTGGGATCCCGCCAACGTGCCTGCCTATGGCTCATTTTTATGTACTTTGCTGAAGGGTCCTAGTGGGATATGTGAAGCATTGAAATATTTCCGGACGATGAGTGATCACCGGTGTTATCCAGGTATGAAGTTCTTTCGGAACGCATTGGAGGAGTTTATAAAGCATGCTGATCCCAAAGGAGCCAACTTTATATGGGAAGCTATGGTGGGAAGACTTGGGTGTAGACCAGATACAGAAATGTATAATTCAATGATAGCTTTACATTGTTACACCGACCACATAGATGTGGCTGAGAGGCTGTTGGATGAAATGGTCTACAATGGAGCATTTCCGGACGATAGAACTTACAATATTTTGCTTCAGTTCTTGATCCAAAGTAGGAAACTAAAGGAAGCCTCCATTGTGTTTACGGAgatggtgaaaaatgaatgcgTGCCAAGCGTGGCCAATTGTAAGGCAGCTGCCAGGATTTTTATAGATACAGGAGACCATCACTCAGCTATGAAAGTTTGGAGGTGGATGGTTGAATACTACAGGTCCGATTTGGATGAGACTGGAAATACTTTGATTGTGGGGCTTCTTGATCTTGACAGGCTCCCTGAAGCAGTCAAATATGCCGAGGATGTCATTGAAAGAGGAATTAGATTGTCCTCTTCCACACTGTTGAAATTGAAACATAGCCTTTCCAAGGCCAGAAAGTTACATGCGTATGATGAACTTTTGAGGATGAGGAGAAGTCCTCGTGGAGGTTAA